The Lichenihabitans psoromatis genome contains a region encoding:
- a CDS encoding tyrosine-type recombinase/integrase, whose product MSTAPARARNTRIKRAYFIYLGEAKRNGEHTIDVAAAAIARFETYTKGRDFGTFRQEHAIGFKRHLAEQRSVRTSEKLTKATLYTTLSVLKAFFRWLAGQQGYRSKLSYSDADFFHLSAADTAIAKATREGRSPTLEQVHHVLAWMPHETDIEKRDRAIVAFAILTGARDNAIASLSMKHVDLARDRIEQDACEVRTKFSKTMTTDFFPVGEEPRRIVTEWITFLCRERLWGPEDALFPKTKVARGEAGGFRAIGLDRKGWSSAAPIRAIFRRAFEAAGLPYHNPHSLRRTLATLGERVARLQKRSRRGPKTWGTTTS is encoded by the coding sequence ATGAGCACTGCACCCGCAAGGGCTCGAAATACGCGGATCAAGCGCGCCTATTTCATCTATCTCGGCGAGGCCAAACGCAACGGCGAACACACGATCGACGTTGCCGCCGCTGCGATCGCGCGTTTCGAGACGTACACGAAGGGACGGGACTTCGGCACTTTCCGGCAAGAACACGCGATCGGCTTCAAGCGCCACCTCGCCGAGCAACGCAGCGTGCGTACCTCGGAGAAGCTGACGAAAGCGACGCTCTACACGACTCTGTCCGTACTGAAGGCCTTCTTTAGGTGGCTTGCCGGTCAGCAGGGATACAGGTCCAAGCTCAGCTATTCCGACGCTGACTTTTTCCACCTCTCTGCGGCCGATACCGCTATCGCGAAGGCGACTCGCGAAGGCCGTTCGCCGACTCTGGAGCAAGTGCACCACGTGCTTGCCTGGATGCCACATGAAACCGATATCGAGAAGCGTGACCGTGCGATCGTAGCCTTTGCCATCCTCACCGGCGCGCGTGACAACGCCATCGCCTCACTGAGCATGAAACACGTCGACCTCGCGAGGGACCGCATCGAGCAGGACGCCTGCGAGGTCCGAACCAAGTTCTCGAAAACAATGACGACGGACTTTTTTCCAGTCGGTGAAGAGCCGCGGCGCATCGTGACCGAGTGGATCACGTTTCTTTGCCGCGAACGGCTTTGGGGTCCTGAGGACGCTCTTTTCCCGAAGACGAAGGTAGCTCGTGGCGAGGCGGGTGGTTTCCGCGCCATCGGCTTGGACCGCAAGGGCTGGAGCAGCGCCGCCCCAATACGCGCTATCTTCCGGCGCGCATTTGAAGCGGCGGGCTTGCCCTATCATAATCCGCATTCCCTTCGCCGAACTCTCGCGACGCTTGGCGAACGGGTTGCACGACTCCAGAAACGTTCAAGGCGTGGTCCCAAAACCTGGGGCACGACCACGTCCTAA
- a CDS encoding DUF2312 domain-containing protein yields the protein MDPNTAEAKHLLSFIERIERLEEDKKQVAEDIKDVYAEAKGTGYDVKIIRKVVAIRKQDKDKRREEEEILELYLAALGMAG from the coding sequence ATGGATCCGAATACCGCCGAAGCAAAACACCTCCTGTCGTTCATCGAACGCATCGAGCGGCTCGAGGAGGACAAGAAGCAGGTCGCGGAAGATATCAAGGATGTCTATGCCGAAGCCAAAGGCACCGGATATGACGTGAAGATCATCCGCAAGGTCGTCGCGATCCGCAAGCAGGACAAGGACAAGCGGCGCGAAGAAGAAGAGATCCTCGAGCTTTATCTCGCGGCACTCGGCATGGCCGGCTAA
- a CDS encoding DUF882 domain-containing protein: MKPIDGDERDPVRQARFSEFGAAVQFHQRVFALKQTHVSAMIMPLAHWRWVVGFAVAALVALSPGETQTAIANGDTRTISLYHAHSHESITATFMVNGQYDQATLDKLNWFLRDWRNNETIKMDPRLFDTIWEVYRESGSQQPIEVMSAYRSPQTNAMLRRRSRSVAEHSQHILGRAMDQHYMDVPMSRIRELGMRLQRGGVGFYPTAGTPFVHLDVGGVRHWPRMSYDQLARLFPDGKTVHIPSNGQPLAHYEEARAELEARGDGADYPTATQLKSKGFFAWLFGGGGSDEDDDNAQAGIRASRQNQRVASIDRTQTGSVEVGNYGNSSRDGGTHSFFASQPPRVAFPSQPAPQPAAPAPSVAQAPPAAQMSPPPAAAQQTLANAMMAEERAKHQGLDAPQPAAVADLPSPGQPVGASDPTQAPTAPLPPRRPVELASLGPGAPLPPTRPTDRASLVPHDAIRSGLPVRQDSIGSLIGNVRVARLPDVITQGPNGSQRQTSPVLGYAAQPSSEGWRVGPSGRVAAPSVPIPVPRPPTMVSTHLDRSNFRSLTRPDTTVRTATRSSLGSVVPALRAAARSDSETLVPVPTARPSAFQPRASELPTDRFSGSVGKQGGLSRSGNSNVD; the protein is encoded by the coding sequence TTGAAACCTATCGATGGCGACGAGCGTGATCCGGTCCGACAGGCCCGGTTTTCTGAGTTCGGCGCGGCGGTTCAGTTCCACCAGCGGGTCTTTGCATTGAAACAAACGCATGTGAGCGCGATGATCATGCCGCTGGCACATTGGCGGTGGGTCGTCGGCTTTGCGGTGGCTGCGCTGGTCGCCTTATCGCCCGGCGAGACGCAGACCGCCATCGCCAACGGTGATACAAGGACGATCTCGCTCTACCATGCCCATTCGCATGAATCGATCACTGCGACCTTCATGGTGAACGGCCAGTATGATCAGGCGACGCTTGACAAGCTGAACTGGTTTCTGCGCGATTGGCGCAACAACGAAACCATCAAGATGGATCCCCGGCTGTTCGATACGATCTGGGAGGTGTATCGCGAATCGGGATCGCAGCAGCCGATCGAGGTGATGTCGGCGTATCGGTCTCCGCAGACCAATGCGATGCTCCGTCGCCGCTCGCGCAGCGTGGCCGAACATTCCCAACATATTCTCGGCCGCGCCATGGATCAGCACTATATGGACGTGCCGATGTCGCGCATTCGGGAACTCGGCATGCGCCTGCAGCGCGGCGGCGTCGGGTTCTATCCGACGGCCGGCACCCCCTTCGTGCATCTCGATGTCGGCGGCGTGCGTCATTGGCCGCGTATGAGTTATGACCAGCTTGCCCGGCTGTTCCCGGATGGGAAGACGGTCCATATTCCGTCGAATGGTCAGCCACTCGCTCATTACGAGGAAGCCCGTGCCGAACTCGAGGCGCGTGGCGACGGGGCGGATTATCCGACCGCGACCCAACTGAAATCGAAGGGCTTCTTTGCCTGGCTGTTCGGCGGTGGCGGGAGCGACGAAGACGACGACAATGCGCAAGCCGGGATCCGCGCATCGCGGCAGAACCAGCGGGTCGCCTCCATCGACCGCACGCAGACCGGGTCTGTCGAGGTCGGGAATTACGGCAATTCGTCACGCGATGGCGGCACGCATAGTTTCTTTGCCTCGCAGCCGCCCCGCGTCGCCTTCCCGTCGCAACCCGCTCCCCAGCCGGCAGCGCCCGCGCCATCCGTCGCGCAAGCTCCGCCTGCCGCACAGATGTCACCGCCGCCGGCGGCCGCTCAGCAGACCTTGGCGAATGCGATGATGGCGGAGGAGCGGGCCAAGCACCAGGGGCTTGACGCTCCGCAGCCGGCTGCAGTGGCCGATCTTCCCTCGCCGGGGCAGCCTGTCGGCGCGTCCGACCCGACCCAGGCTCCGACCGCGCCGCTTCCGCCGCGTCGCCCTGTCGAACTCGCCTCGCTTGGACCGGGCGCACCGCTCCCGCCGACCCGTCCGACCGATCGGGCCAGTCTCGTGCCGCATGACGCGATCCGGTCTGGCCTTCCGGTTCGGCAGGATTCAATCGGGTCGCTGATCGGCAATGTTCGCGTGGCGCGCCTGCCGGATGTCATCACGCAGGGTCCGAACGGATCTCAGCGCCAGACATCGCCGGTGCTTGGTTATGCGGCGCAACCGTCGTCAGAGGGCTGGCGCGTCGGTCCGTCTGGCCGCGTGGCCGCTCCGTCTGTGCCGATCCCCGTGCCTCGGCCGCCGACGATGGTGTCGACCCATCTGGATCGATCGAACTTCAGGAGCTTGACCCGGCCGGACACGACGGTCCGAACGGCGACGCGGTCTTCGCTCGGCTCGGTTGTCCCGGCCCTCCGCGCAGCAGCACGAAGCGACAGCGAAACCTTGGTGCCGGTGCCGACGGCGCGTCCGAGTGCGTTTCAGCCGCGCGCATCCGAACTGCCGACCGACCGGTTCTCCGGGTCAGTCGGCAAGCAGGGCGGACTCAGCCGGAGCGGCAATTCGAACGTCGACTGA
- a CDS encoding L,D-transpeptidase family protein, which translates to MRTHLLRATSIQLLVVLLGTAAPMRASAASADASGLPTHAALATPDPVIAMPVVPAAEVVLKQGDLQAEVTGSIADQTGRGTSPGTSDLRAVPPALPLDGPDDNPAATLAALPNTAAPAALSAIAIEPSPASAAAAAQATPEVAPPLDQPTTITAAPVSVDAPTPIGLDAASLAHALTAFATDLPSGEKPAQMAERHKIRDAVVAFYAARDNAPLWVVDGHLSDAARSVLDRLDHASEDGLDLRRYAVPVPRHADTDALARAELALSEATIAYARQASGSRVDIAKLGGIIDLRPDVADVPRVLGTVPGAMAAGDMLRDFNPAHPGYVALRLKLAELRRRYQPGAEARIPAGPTLKAGMRDARVPLIRARFGLDVASDEAGLPALVYDTKVAAAVADFQRTNGLRASGILTPQTVAALSGGDPSRLESTILANMEQWRWLPRDLGTDHIEVNIPDFTAAIMHDGVVAHKTRVVVGQPTKPTPVFAQQMRFIIVNPYWNVPLSIIKKEMLPKLAADPMYFQNHGYEVIERNGTTFVRQPPGDGNALGRIKFMFPNDHAVYLHDTNARSFFGRDMRALSHGCVRVEQPFSFAEAVLGPENGWSEARVKKLIGGKERTIMLPKPLPIYTMYFTAFVDPQSGFQLRDDVYGYTGRVKAALGLQG; encoded by the coding sequence ATGCGGACGCATTTGTTGCGGGCGACGTCGATCCAGCTTCTGGTCGTCCTGCTCGGCACCGCCGCGCCCATGCGGGCCTCGGCGGCGAGCGCGGATGCTTCGGGTTTGCCGACGCATGCGGCGCTGGCGACACCCGATCCGGTCATCGCCATGCCGGTGGTTCCGGCTGCCGAGGTCGTGCTCAAGCAAGGGGACTTGCAGGCGGAGGTGACCGGGTCGATCGCGGATCAGACCGGTCGCGGCACCTCGCCCGGCACCTCCGATCTCAGGGCCGTGCCGCCGGCGCTTCCTCTCGACGGACCGGATGACAACCCGGCTGCGACCCTGGCGGCTTTGCCGAATACCGCGGCACCTGCCGCGCTTTCTGCAATTGCGATCGAGCCATCCCCCGCATCTGCTGCTGCCGCAGCGCAAGCGACACCCGAAGTTGCTCCACCCCTCGACCAGCCCACCACGATCACGGCGGCTCCGGTTTCGGTCGATGCACCGACGCCGATCGGTCTCGATGCAGCATCGCTTGCCCACGCTTTGACCGCTTTCGCGACCGATCTGCCGTCGGGCGAAAAACCGGCGCAAATGGCCGAGCGACATAAAATTCGCGACGCGGTCGTGGCCTTCTACGCGGCCCGCGACAATGCCCCGCTTTGGGTCGTCGACGGTCATCTGAGCGATGCGGCGCGATCGGTTCTGGATCGGCTCGATCACGCCTCCGAGGACGGGCTCGATTTGCGCCGCTACGCGGTTCCGGTCCCACGTCACGCCGACACCGACGCCCTGGCTCGCGCCGAACTCGCGCTGTCGGAAGCGACCATCGCCTATGCGCGGCAGGCCAGTGGGTCGAGGGTCGATATCGCCAAGCTCGGCGGCATCATCGATCTTCGCCCCGATGTCGCCGACGTGCCGCGCGTGCTCGGCACCGTCCCGGGAGCCATGGCGGCAGGCGATATGCTTCGCGACTTCAACCCGGCACACCCCGGCTATGTGGCGCTCCGTCTGAAGCTGGCCGAACTTCGACGCCGTTACCAACCCGGCGCGGAGGCCCGCATTCCGGCCGGGCCGACCCTGAAGGCCGGCATGCGAGACGCCCGCGTCCCGCTGATCCGCGCTCGATTCGGGCTCGATGTGGCGTCCGACGAGGCTGGGCTTCCGGCGCTTGTTTACGACACCAAAGTCGCGGCGGCTGTCGCCGATTTTCAGCGGACCAATGGCTTGCGGGCCTCCGGAATTCTGACGCCGCAGACCGTCGCGGCTCTGTCGGGCGGCGATCCGTCCCGCCTGGAAAGCACCATCCTGGCCAACATGGAGCAGTGGCGCTGGCTGCCGCGAGACCTCGGTACCGACCATATCGAGGTCAATATCCCTGATTTCACGGCCGCGATAATGCATGACGGAGTCGTGGCGCACAAGACGCGTGTGGTCGTCGGCCAACCCACGAAGCCGACTCCGGTCTTCGCTCAGCAGATGCGGTTCATCATCGTGAACCCTTACTGGAACGTGCCGCTGTCGATCATCAAGAAGGAGATGCTGCCGAAGCTGGCGGCCGATCCGATGTATTTCCAGAATCACGGCTATGAGGTGATCGAGCGCAATGGCACGACCTTCGTGCGCCAGCCGCCCGGCGACGGAAATGCGCTGGGTCGGATCAAGTTCATGTTCCCCAACGATCACGCGGTCTATCTGCACGATACCAATGCGCGCAGCTTTTTCGGCCGCGACATGCGGGCGTTGAGCCATGGATGCGTGCGGGTGGAGCAGCCGTTCAGCTTCGCCGAAGCGGTCCTCGGGCCAGAGAACGGCTGGAGCGAGGCCCGCGTCAAGAAGCTGATTGGCGGCAAGGAGCGCACCATCATGCTGCCGAAACCGCTACCGATCTATACGATGTATTTCACGGCTTTCGTCGATCCGCAGAGCGGCTTCCAGCTCCGTGACGACGTGTATGGCTACACCGGGCGGGTCAAAGCCGCCCTCGGTCTGCAGGGCTAA
- a CDS encoding sigma-54-dependent transcriptional regulator, with the protein MISNILIVDDDPVQRRLLEAMVRRFGYEAEVTDGGEAALARLAAVDGKPIDLVILDLVMPDVDGLTVLARMKDAKITVPAIAQTAHGSIETVISAMRAGALDFVVKPVGAERLSVSIKNALRFDALEDEVRRMTRRASGSLTFKEITTRSDDMARMIRLGERAAKSSIPVLIEGESGVGKELMARAIQGSSDRKGKPFVTVNCGALPENLVESILFGHEKGAFTGATEKHAGKFVEANGGTLFLDEIGELPLDTQVKLLRALQEGEVDPVGGRRSVKVDIRLISATNKNLIELVKQGSFREDLFYRLNVFPITIPPLRARRVDIPDLARRFMARFAAEEGKPVRSISHEALALLSKYDWPGNVRQLENAFFRAIVLADSHELTVLEFPQIAAQVDGFDVRVPAAPAPLSSTGAVEREIVRVEMRDPNVLRLLDENGDVRRMEDMEADLIRFALAHYRGQMSEMARKLGIGRSTLYRKMKDFGLNEGDDVAA; encoded by the coding sequence ATGATCTCCAACATCCTGATTGTCGACGACGATCCCGTGCAGCGGCGTCTGCTCGAAGCCATGGTGCGCCGGTTCGGCTACGAGGCCGAGGTCACCGATGGCGGCGAGGCCGCTTTGGCCCGATTGGCAGCGGTCGATGGCAAACCAATCGATCTTGTCATCCTGGATCTCGTCATGCCAGATGTCGATGGCCTCACGGTCTTGGCCCGCATGAAGGACGCGAAGATTACGGTCCCGGCCATCGCCCAGACGGCGCATGGCTCGATCGAGACGGTGATTTCGGCGATGCGGGCAGGGGCGCTCGATTTTGTCGTGAAGCCGGTCGGGGCGGAGCGCCTCTCGGTGTCGATCAAGAATGCGCTTCGCTTTGATGCGTTGGAGGACGAGGTGCGTCGCATGACGCGCCGGGCCAGCGGCTCGCTCACCTTCAAGGAAATCACGACCCGCAGCGACGACATGGCCCGCATGATCCGGCTCGGTGAGCGCGCGGCCAAATCCAGCATCCCTGTCTTGATCGAGGGTGAGTCGGGCGTCGGCAAGGAATTGATGGCGCGCGCCATCCAGGGGTCGTCGGACCGCAAGGGCAAACCCTTCGTCACGGTGAATTGCGGTGCCTTACCGGAGAATCTCGTCGAGTCGATCCTGTTCGGGCATGAGAAGGGGGCCTTCACGGGTGCCACTGAAAAGCATGCCGGCAAATTCGTCGAAGCCAATGGCGGAACCTTGTTCCTCGACGAAATCGGCGAGTTGCCGCTCGACACCCAGGTCAAGCTGCTGCGCGCCTTGCAAGAGGGGGAGGTCGATCCGGTCGGCGGCCGCCGCTCGGTCAAGGTCGATATCCGCCTGATCTCGGCCACGAATAAAAATCTGATCGAGCTCGTCAAGCAGGGCAGCTTCCGCGAGGACCTGTTCTATCGGCTCAACGTGTTTCCGATCACGATCCCGCCGCTGCGGGCGAGGCGGGTCGACATTCCGGATCTGGCGCGTCGTTTCATGGCTCGTTTCGCAGCCGAGGAAGGCAAACCTGTCCGCAGCATCAGCCACGAGGCGCTTGCGCTGCTGAGCAAATATGATTGGCCCGGCAACGTGCGCCAGCTCGAGAATGCGTTTTTCCGGGCGATCGTTCTGGCCGACAGCCACGAACTGACGGTGCTCGAATTTCCACAGATTGCCGCCCAGGTGGATGGTTTCGACGTCCGGGTCCCGGCCGCGCCGGCACCACTTTCTTCGACGGGCGCGGTCGAACGTGAGATCGTGCGGGTCGAGATGCGGGATCCGAATGTCCTGCGCCTGCTCGACGAGAATGGCGACGTGCGGCGGATGGAGGATATGGAAGCGGATCTAATTCGTTTTGCCCTTGCGCATTACCGCGGACAGATGTCCGAAATGGCGCGAAAACTCGGCATCGGACGCTCCACGCTCTATCGGAAGATGAAAGATTTCGGGCTGAACGAGGGCGATGACGTTGCGGCCTAA